Proteins found in one Campylobacter concisus genomic segment:
- the trpA gene encoding tryptophan synthase subunit alpha, with amino-acid sequence MDKIKSAFSGKKANIGYIVAGYPSLEKTKEFLENLDESTLDLVEIGIPYSDPLADGKLIAQASFETVQNGVNTDVVFDMLESCKAKVIKPLVFLVYYNIIFAYGVDKFLKRSVEAGVSGFIVPDLPCEECEEFALKCKELNLSLIPLISVTSGSRADGILKFGSGFIYALGAIGVSGSKRADEDRIKNLVLELKKKSDLPVAVGFGIKNKDDVSEVKKYADGAIIGTQIVKLCAEFSGEKLVKEIDKLF; translated from the coding sequence ATGGATAAGATAAAAAGTGCATTTAGCGGCAAAAAAGCAAACATCGGCTACATCGTAGCTGGATATCCAAGCCTAGAAAAAACGAAGGAATTTTTAGAGAATTTAGATGAGAGCACACTTGATCTAGTCGAGATCGGCATCCCTTACTCTGACCCACTGGCTGACGGAAAACTCATCGCGCAAGCTAGCTTTGAGACGGTGCAAAATGGCGTAAATACCGACGTTGTCTTTGATATGCTTGAGAGTTGTAAGGCAAAAGTGATAAAACCACTCGTTTTTCTGGTTTATTACAACATCATCTTTGCTTACGGTGTTGATAAATTTCTAAAAAGATCAGTTGAGGCTGGAGTTAGCGGCTTTATCGTGCCGGATCTGCCTTGCGAGGAGTGCGAGGAATTTGCTCTAAAATGCAAAGAGCTAAATTTAAGCCTGATACCACTTATCAGCGTCACATCTGGTAGTAGAGCGGATGGAATTTTAAAATTTGGCTCAGGATTTATCTACGCTCTTGGTGCGATCGGCGTTAGCGGTTCAAAAAGGGCTGATGAAGATAGGATAAAAAATTTGGTCCTAGAGCTTAAGAAAAAGAGCGATCTGCCAGTGGCTGTGGGCTTTGGCATCAAAAATAAAGATGATGTTAGCGAAGTGAAAAAATATGCTGACGGAGCAATCATAGGTACGCAGATAGTTAAGCTTTGTGCCGAATTTAGTGGTGAAAAGCTAGTAAAAGAGATAGATAAACTCTTTTAA
- the fliN gene encoding flagellar motor switch protein FliN: MNDESAIETLEQLGLFKSYDELMDISVDFIAELGTTTVSINELLKFEAGSVIDLEKPAGESVELYINNRIFGKGEVMVYEKNLAIRINEILDSKSVIQYFKKELL, from the coding sequence ATGAACGACGAGAGTGCGATAGAGACGCTAGAGCAGCTAGGGCTTTTTAAGAGCTATGATGAGCTTATGGATATAAGCGTTGATTTCATAGCTGAGCTAGGAACTACCACGGTTAGCATAAATGAACTTTTGAAATTTGAAGCTGGCTCGGTTATAGACCTCGAAAAGCCAGCTGGTGAGAGTGTGGAGCTATATATAAATAATAGAATTTTTGGAAAAGGCGAAGTAATGGTTTATGAGAAAAATTTAGCCATCAGGATAAATGAAATTTTGGATTCAAAGTCAGTTATTCAATACTTCAAAAAAGAACTTTTATGA
- a CDS encoding sensor histidine kinase has product MLIVVISVMLYHYIRVTVFQSVVNELNYQAEAYKKNPQNFNPLNSKTFTIENPNKTLATIKTDEPQDRETYIVTQKSKDQSKTILITKLDESSYLSLEKDTTLQAHIVEEIFIDIIIVNVSAILLVLFYALFLSRMLLIPIKILSHKLTNLDEKFLHEIDIKSLPDEFLPLGQSINRLISRIQTFVLYQKELFVGVAHELKTPLAVMKTKNEVTLLKPRESEKYIEALKSNNEAINGMNAMISSVLEIGRQEGAQFEEPVNTDVIGFLKKLAKNYEILAKNDEKNIKLDLKPEILNLKIQTSLLTHIVQNFVQNAIKFSPKNSTIKISSKLIKNKFIVEVIDEGIGIDESKDLFAPFKRYGDKGGAGLGLFLAKGAAQALGGEVDIKNRNDRSGAVASLVLNIKG; this is encoded by the coding sequence ATGCTAATTGTAGTTATTTCGGTAATGCTTTATCACTATATAAGGGTTACCGTTTTTCAAAGTGTAGTTAATGAGCTAAACTATCAAGCAGAAGCTTATAAAAAAAATCCTCAGAATTTCAATCCTTTAAATTCAAAAACATTTACGATAGAAAATCCAAACAAAACTCTAGCAACGATAAAAACAGACGAGCCACAAGATAGAGAAACATATATCGTAACACAAAAATCAAAGGATCAGAGTAAAACTATTTTAATAACAAAACTTGATGAAAGCAGTTATTTAAGCCTAGAAAAAGATACTACTCTTCAAGCCCATATAGTAGAAGAAATTTTTATAGATATTATAATCGTAAATGTATCAGCGATACTTTTGGTACTTTTTTATGCACTATTTTTATCAAGAATGCTTTTAATACCTATAAAAATTTTAAGTCACAAGCTTACAAATTTAGACGAAAAATTTCTTCATGAGATCGATATAAAAAGTCTACCAGATGAGTTTTTACCACTTGGGCAGAGCATAAATAGATTAATCTCTCGCATCCAAACATTTGTCTTATACCAAAAAGAACTTTTTGTAGGCGTGGCACATGAGCTAAAAACACCGCTGGCTGTAATGAAAACAAAAAATGAAGTTACGCTTTTAAAGCCACGCGAGAGTGAAAAATATATCGAAGCTCTAAAATCAAACAATGAAGCTATAAACGGCATGAACGCGATGATAAGTTCTGTGCTTGAGATCGGTCGTCAAGAGGGGGCTCAGTTTGAAGAGCCAGTAAATACCGATGTTATAGGATTTTTAAAAAAACTTGCAAAAAACTATGAGATACTTGCAAAAAATGATGAAAAAAATATAAAACTAGACCTAAAGCCAGAAATTTTAAATCTAAAAATACAAACTAGCTTACTAACCCACATTGTGCAAAATTTTGTTCAAAATGCCATTAAATTTTCACCAAAAAATAGCACCATTAAGATTAGCTCCAAGCTCATAAAAAATAAATTTATCGTCGAAGTAATAGATGAAGGAATAGGCATAGATGAGAGCAAAGATTTATTTGCCCCATTTAAAAGATATGGCGACAAAGGTGGTGCTGGACTTGGGTTGTTTCTAGCTAAAGGTGCGGCACAGGCTCTTGGTGGCGAAGTAGACATTAAAAATAGAAACGATAGAAGCGGTGCAGTCGCAAGCCTAGTTTTAAATATAAAAGGATAA
- the hsrA gene encoding homeostatic response regulator transcription factor HsrA — MRILIVEDEVTLNKTIAEGLQEFGYQTDSSENFKDAEYYIGIRNYDLVLTDWMLQDGDGIDLINIIKHKSPRTSVVVLSAKDDKESEIKALRAGADDYIKKPFDFDILVARLEARLRFGGTNIIKIDELIINPDEEKITYLGRDIELKGKPFEVLTHLARHSDQIVSKEQLLDAIWEEPELVTPNVIEVAINQIRQKMDKPLNISTIETVRRRGYRFCFPKKA, encoded by the coding sequence ATGCGTATTTTAATAGTTGAAGATGAAGTGACGCTAAATAAGACGATTGCTGAGGGCTTGCAAGAGTTTGGCTATCAAACTGATAGCTCTGAAAATTTTAAAGATGCTGAGTACTATATAGGCATTAGAAATTACGATCTAGTTTTGACTGATTGGATGCTTCAAGATGGCGATGGCATAGATCTTATAAACATCATCAAACATAAATCTCCACGCACTTCAGTTGTAGTTCTTTCTGCAAAAGATGACAAAGAAAGCGAAATAAAAGCACTTAGAGCTGGTGCTGATGACTATATCAAAAAGCCATTTGATTTTGACATCTTAGTAGCTAGACTTGAAGCAAGACTACGCTTTGGCGGCACAAATATTATAAAAATCGATGAGCTCATTATCAATCCAGATGAAGAAAAAATCACATATTTAGGTCGTGATATTGAGCTTAAAGGTAAACCTTTTGAAGTCCTAACTCATCTTGCAAGACACTCAGATCAGATCGTATCTAAAGAGCAACTACTTGATGCTATCTGGGAAGAGCCAGAGCTTGTAACTCCAAACGTCATTGAAGTCGCTATCAACCAAATCCGCCAAAAAATGGATAAACCACTAAATATTTCAACAATTGAAACTGTTAGAAGACGCGGATATAGATTTTGTTTTCCAAAAAAAGCCTAA
- a CDS encoding excinuclease ABC subunit A, with product MKFILFFLLFATQILASNLLTYNIYERADRVDIMLSFDAPYEGNIFQKREKDTTSLILNSLNYDQSASKDINSKIIQELEIEPKQNSLVLNLRSNDAIIVNASKTTDSFGLRIRVTLKNAKPQIQNMPQASAKIESPSTPKIDEEPMLNIDSRYFIVLSVLIALLIFLYVFKRYITSKSNDFGGFKAPRNQSQNDTKSMNWLLKNQNSNVNIIYEKYLDRTNKLMLLSYENRRYLVIVGSSNVMLDSFGEDKIQNEQDFAIFFEENKKKLSSFLEERKNSLSNYKDKMSGEF from the coding sequence ATGAAATTTATACTATTTTTCTTACTTTTTGCAACTCAAATTTTAGCTTCAAACCTATTAACTTACAATATCTATGAACGTGCTGATAGAGTCGATATTATGCTTAGCTTTGATGCACCTTATGAAGGAAATATCTTTCAAAAGCGCGAAAAAGACACAACATCTTTGATATTAAATTCGCTAAATTACGATCAAAGTGCTAGTAAAGATATAAACTCAAAGATTATTCAAGAGCTTGAGATAGAGCCAAAGCAAAACTCACTTGTCTTAAATTTGCGCTCAAACGATGCTATTATCGTAAATGCATCAAAGACAACTGATAGTTTTGGGCTCCGCATTCGTGTAACTTTAAAAAATGCAAAACCTCAAATACAAAATATGCCTCAAGCTAGTGCAAAAATAGAGAGCCCTAGCACTCCAAAGATAGATGAAGAGCCTATGTTAAATATAGACTCAAGGTATTTTATAGTCTTAAGTGTGCTTATTGCGCTTCTTATATTTTTATATGTATTTAAAAGATATATTACTTCAAAGAGTAATGATTTTGGCGGATTTAAAGCACCTAGAAATCAGTCTCAAAATGATACAAAATCAATGAACTGGCTACTTAAAAATCAAAATAGTAACGTCAATATAATATATGAAAAGTATCTTGATCGCACGAATAAGCTAATGCTATTAAGCTATGAAAATAGGCGTTATTTGGTGATAGTTGGTAGCTCAAATGTAATGCTTGATAGCTTTGGTGAAGACAAGATACAAAATGAGCAAGATTTTGCTATATTTTTCGAAGAGAACAAGAAAAAACTAAGCTCATTTTTAGAAGAGCGAAAAAATAGTTTAAGTAACTATAAAGATAAAATGAGCGGAGAATTTTAG
- the trpB gene encoding tryptophan synthase subunit beta, whose amino-acid sequence MNSKAYFGKFGGQFVPETVMFALDELENAYESIAKTKEFKDELDDLLKNYVGRPSPLFFAKRLSEHYGHEIYLKREDLNHTGAHKINNALAQALLAKKMGKKKILAETGAGQHGVATATAAALFGLECDVYMGATDVARQQLNAFRMQLLGAKVVSVEDGLKTLKEATTAAIQAWVNEIESAFYVIGSAVGPHPYPKIVRDFQSVIGTEAKAQLADYGKKADYVIACVGGGSNAIGIFSAFLDDKSVNLVGIEAGGLGIETPYHAATLSKGKTGIIHGMKTTVLQDEYGMISPVHSISAGLDYPGIGPEHAHLNDIKRVKYEAVTDDECINALYFLSKMEGIIPAIESAHALAYLEKLCPKLDKKSVIVVNVSGRGDKDINTVIGYEKGKIYG is encoded by the coding sequence ATGAATAGTAAGGCGTATTTTGGAAAATTTGGCGGGCAGTTCGTGCCTGAGACGGTGATGTTTGCCCTTGATGAGCTAGAAAATGCTTATGAGAGCATCGCAAAGACAAAAGAGTTTAAAGACGAGCTTGATGATCTTTTGAAAAACTACGTTGGCAGGCCTAGTCCGCTCTTTTTTGCAAAGCGCCTAAGCGAGCACTACGGACATGAAATTTACCTCAAGCGTGAGGATCTAAACCACACGGGCGCGCACAAGATAAATAACGCCCTGGCTCAAGCGCTACTTGCTAAAAAGATGGGTAAAAAGAAAATTTTAGCTGAGACTGGAGCTGGTCAGCACGGCGTGGCAACAGCGACTGCAGCGGCACTTTTTGGTTTAGAGTGTGATGTCTATATGGGCGCAACAGACGTGGCTAGACAGCAGCTAAATGCCTTTCGTATGCAGCTTCTTGGCGCAAAAGTGGTGAGCGTAGAAGATGGCTTAAAAACGCTAAAAGAGGCGACTACTGCGGCCATACAAGCGTGGGTAAATGAGATAGAAAGCGCGTTTTATGTCATTGGCTCAGCTGTTGGCCCACACCCATATCCAAAGATCGTGCGTGATTTTCAAAGCGTGATCGGCACAGAGGCCAAAGCTCAGCTTGCAGACTACGGCAAAAAGGCGGATTACGTCATCGCTTGCGTTGGTGGCGGCAGCAATGCTATTGGCATTTTTAGCGCGTTTTTGGACGATAAGAGCGTAAATTTAGTAGGTATAGAAGCTGGTGGCCTTGGCATAGAGACGCCTTATCACGCAGCTACGCTTAGCAAAGGTAAAACCGGCATCATCCACGGCATGAAAACGACCGTGTTGCAAGATGAGTACGGTATGATCTCGCCAGTGCATAGCATTTCAGCAGGCCTAGACTACCCAGGCATCGGCCCAGAGCACGCCCACTTAAACGACATCAAAAGGGTAAAATACGAAGCCGTAACCGACGATGAGTGTATAAATGCCTTGTATTTTCTAAGCAAGATGGAGGGTATCATCCCAGCCATCGAGAGCGCGCATGCACTGGCATATCTAGAAAAGCTTTGCCCAAAACTAGATAAAAAAAGCGTCATCGTCGTAAACGTCTCAGGCAGGGGCGATAAGGATATAAACACAGTTATAGGCTACGAAAAAGGAAAAATTTATGGATAA
- a CDS encoding ATP-binding protein, which translates to MKTIQENLKLFYIGLKDKEPFFYKNKDLTTHAAIIGMTGSGKTGLGITLLEEACIDNIPSIIIDPKGDITNLALTFPQMRPEDFLPYIDEAEATNKGQSVEEFAAAQAELWRNGIESSFQDLERVKILKESASFNIYTPKSSAGIGVALLSDFACPNINDEEIFSNYINSLAASVLSLVGINSEDMNSKEQLLISTIFDTKFKEQKDVSIEELINFIANPPFKKIGVFDVDTFYPSSERLKLAMKINALIASPSFKGWTQGVRLEISKMLFDENGKAKCNIFTISHLNDTERMFFVTLLLNEIIAWMRGTEGTSSLRAILYMDEIFGFFPPNANPPSKTPMLTLLKQARAFGLGCVLSTQNPVDLDYKGLSNIGTWFIGRLQTAQDKARVIDGLSGIAGSSLDKASLENLISNLAKRNFLLKNINEDGLNVISTRWALSYLKGPLSREQISNLMKDKKENLSTQSVDKSEMKFSAKPIISNEITQLYANSKSLTPNLFASAKVRIYDTKKGIDSICEVSYLYELSENDNEPNWDEASEGMHINASLDEPSDASFAAVPNFILKAKNFDNVQKDFKEYLYRNFKFNTFEALGIYSKNNETKEQFYIRLQDKCNEISEEHTAKLTAKFEKERKSLQDKLNKALAKLDKEQKEMTTSGLDAAINIGASILGAIFGNKLLSRQNAGKIASSARSANRVLKERSDVKLSEQSVNDINLAISELEEKFAQECDVLKEANDVKNITINETQISPKKSDIYDEKVVLLWR; encoded by the coding sequence GTGAAAACAATACAAGAAAATTTAAAACTTTTTTATATCGGACTAAAAGACAAAGAGCCATTTTTTTATAAAAATAAGGATCTAACCACCCACGCAGCCATCATCGGTATGACAGGTAGCGGTAAAACAGGCCTTGGTATCACGCTTTTAGAAGAAGCCTGCATAGACAATATCCCTTCTATCATCATCGATCCAAAGGGCGACATCACAAATTTAGCTCTCACTTTTCCGCAGATGAGGCCGGAGGATTTTTTACCATACATAGATGAAGCAGAAGCAACCAACAAAGGTCAAAGTGTAGAGGAATTTGCCGCTGCTCAGGCCGAGCTTTGGAGAAATGGCATAGAGTCGAGCTTTCAAGATCTTGAGCGGGTAAAAATTCTAAAAGAGAGTGCAAGCTTTAACATCTACACACCAAAAAGCTCAGCTGGTATAGGCGTGGCGCTACTTAGCGACTTTGCCTGCCCAAATATCAATGACGAAGAAATTTTTAGCAACTATATAAATTCGCTTGCAGCCTCGGTATTATCTCTTGTAGGTATAAATTCTGAGGACATGAACTCAAAAGAACAGCTTCTCATCTCAACCATATTTGATACTAAATTTAAAGAGCAAAAAGATGTAAGTATCGAAGAGCTTATTAATTTCATAGCAAATCCGCCGTTTAAAAAGATAGGTGTCTTTGACGTGGATACATTTTATCCAAGCAGTGAGCGCCTAAAGCTTGCCATGAAGATAAACGCACTCATCGCAAGCCCAAGCTTTAAAGGCTGGACGCAAGGCGTTAGACTAGAAATTTCAAAGATGCTATTTGACGAAAACGGCAAAGCAAAGTGCAATATCTTTACAATCTCGCACCTAAATGATACTGAGAGGATGTTTTTTGTTACCCTTTTACTAAACGAGATCATCGCGTGGATGCGCGGCACAGAGGGCACAAGCTCACTTAGAGCGATCCTTTATATGGATGAAATTTTTGGTTTTTTCCCGCCAAACGCAAACCCTCCATCAAAAACGCCTATGCTCACGCTCTTAAAACAAGCCCGTGCATTTGGCCTTGGCTGCGTATTAAGCACGCAAAACCCAGTCGATCTTGATTATAAAGGTCTAAGCAACATCGGCACTTGGTTCATCGGTCGCCTCCAAACAGCGCAGGATAAAGCACGCGTGATCGACGGGCTAAGCGGCATCGCAGGCTCAAGCTTAGACAAAGCTTCACTTGAAAATCTCATATCAAATTTAGCCAAAAGAAATTTCTTACTTAAAAATATAAACGAAGATGGCTTAAACGTCATCTCCACGCGCTGGGCACTTAGCTATCTAAAAGGTCCGCTCAGCCGTGAGCAAATTTCAAATTTGATGAAAGATAAAAAAGAAAATTTAAGTACTCAAAGCGTAGATAAAAGCGAGATGAAATTTAGCGCAAAGCCTATCATCTCAAATGAGATCACACAACTTTATGCTAACTCAAAAAGCCTCACGCCAAATTTATTTGCAAGTGCGAAGGTGAGAATTTATGACACCAAAAAAGGCATAGATAGCATTTGCGAGGTGAGCTATCTTTATGAGCTTAGTGAAAATGACAATGAGCCAAACTGGGATGAGGCTAGCGAAGGCATGCACATCAATGCAAGCTTAGACGAACCAAGTGACGCAAGCTTTGCAGCTGTGCCAAATTTTATTTTAAAAGCTAAAAATTTTGACAATGTTCAAAAAGATTTTAAAGAGTATCTGTATAGAAATTTTAAATTTAATACCTTCGAAGCATTGGGAATTTATTCAAAAAACAATGAAACAAAGGAGCAGTTTTATATCAGGCTTCAAGATAAGTGCAATGAAATTTCAGAAGAACACACCGCAAAACTTACAGCAAAATTTGAAAAAGAGCGAAAAAGCTTACAAGACAAGCTAAACAAGGCTCTAGCAAAGCTTGATAAAGAGCAAAAAGAGATGACCACAAGTGGGCTTGATGCTGCCATAAATATAGGCGCTAGCATACTTGGAGCGATATTTGGCAACAAGCTTTTATCTCGTCAAAATGCGGGCAAAATCGCATCAAGTGCAAGAAGCGCTAATAGAGTCTTAAAAGAGCGAAGTGATGTAAAGCTTAGTGAGCAAAGTGTAAATGATATAAATTTAGCCATAAGCGAGCTTGAAGAGAAATTTGCACAAGAGTGCGATGTGTTAAAAGAAGCAAATGATGTTAAAAACATCACGATAAACGAAACGCAAATTTCACCAAAGAAAAGCGATATCTATGACGAGAAAGTCGTACTTTTGTGGAGATGA
- a CDS encoding dihydroneopterin aldolase produces the protein MKSEMTTIIKDYKFETIIGMLDFERVAKQEVQINLEICSTSFIDYVLIIDFVKNFYNERQFQSVEESLEETSKALKEKFSSLTSLKMEILKTEILPNAVVGAKINTIF, from the coding sequence ATGAAAAGCGAGATGACGACGATCATTAAAGATTACAAATTTGAAACGATCATCGGAATGCTTGATTTTGAGCGAGTCGCTAAGCAAGAGGTGCAAATAAATCTAGAAATTTGCTCAACTAGTTTTATTGATTATGTTTTAATTATTGACTTTGTTAAAAATTTTTATAATGAAAGACAGTTCCAAAGCGTTGAAGAGTCGCTTGAAGAAACTAGCAAAGCGTTAAAAGAGAAATTTAGCTCACTAACTAGCCTTAAAATGGAAATTTTAAAAACTGAAATTTTACCAAATGCAGTTGTCGGAGCAAAAATAAACACTATTTTTTAA
- a CDS encoding Ppx/GppA phosphatase family protein yields MAKRTAVIDLGSNSMRMAIFERTSRLAFFILAEYKTKVRLGEGGYGSNNEISESSMEKALKAFSEFSNIIKSYKCNKILCVGTSALRDAPNANVLISLLRKKLGINLKVIDGKEEATFGAIAAKNLLHNIDECVTIDIGGGSTELARISKGKIIDTLSLDIGTVRLKELFFDKKNLNKLPKFLEQVTKQIDERFKCQNIIAIGGSLRAISSAIMSKNLYPLSSLHGFCYKLNDEQAYIESIANISVLELNKFPIKKDRYDTIREGAHIFLALAKALNAKNIITSGVGVREGVFLKDFLRPSLKFPQNFNPSIKSLQDRFILSCNKSVTKYAKDIFMVLKKLHGLSDNYLEVLLVAAKLHNVGQEIGFYGDHKNSAYIVLNALNYGFSHEQKALIAVVIGTNGKKNIYEFERYKNLLPKAECIRWLSFILSLAKALDLTCERLNLNFEFSGHTLKIEGAKEFAMAKEEIKKITKPEIFAISFV; encoded by the coding sequence ATGGCAAAGAGAACCGCAGTAATCGACCTTGGCTCAAATTCTATGCGAATGGCGATATTTGAGAGAACGTCACGCTTAGCGTTTTTTATACTAGCTGAATATAAAACAAAAGTGCGTCTAGGCGAAGGCGGATATGGCTCAAACAATGAAATATCCGAAAGCTCAATGGAAAAAGCGCTAAAGGCCTTTAGCGAATTTTCAAATATCATAAAAAGCTACAAATGCAATAAAATCTTATGTGTTGGTACTTCAGCGCTTAGGGATGCTCCAAACGCAAATGTTCTGATCTCTCTTTTAAGAAAAAAACTTGGCATAAATTTGAAAGTCATAGACGGCAAAGAAGAGGCTACTTTTGGTGCGATCGCAGCCAAAAATTTACTCCATAACATCGATGAATGCGTCACTATCGATATCGGTGGCGGATCAACTGAACTTGCCAGAATAAGCAAAGGCAAAATAATAGATACGCTCTCGCTTGACATTGGTACAGTTAGATTAAAAGAGCTTTTTTTTGATAAAAAAAACTTAAATAAATTGCCAAAATTTTTAGAACAAGTCACAAAACAAATAGATGAGCGATTTAAATGCCAAAATATAATCGCTATTGGTGGCTCTCTTAGAGCGATATCATCTGCCATAATGAGCAAAAATTTATATCCGCTCTCATCACTGCATGGCTTTTGCTATAAGCTTAACGACGAGCAAGCCTATATCGAGAGCATCGCAAATATTAGCGTGCTTGAGCTAAATAAATTTCCTATTAAAAAAGATAGATACGACACCATTAGAGAGGGCGCACATATCTTTTTGGCCCTCGCCAAAGCTCTAAATGCCAAAAATATTATAACAAGCGGGGTTGGTGTAAGAGAGGGAGTGTTCTTAAAAGATTTTTTACGCCCTAGCCTTAAATTTCCGCAAAATTTTAATCCAAGTATCAAAAGTTTGCAAGATCGTTTTATATTATCATGCAATAAATCGGTCACAAAGTATGCAAAAGATATATTTATGGTATTAAAAAAGCTTCACGGTCTAAGCGATAACTATCTTGAAGTGCTTTTAGTTGCTGCAAAACTTCACAATGTCGGTCAAGAGATTGGCTTTTATGGCGATCATAAAAACTCAGCCTATATAGTCTTAAATGCCTTAAATTATGGCTTTTCGCATGAACAAAAAGCATTGATTGCAGTAGTAATTGGCACAAACGGAAAGAAAAATATATATGAATTTGAACGGTATAAAAATTTACTTCCAAAAGCCGAGTGTATAAGATGGCTAAGTTTTATACTCTCACTTGCAAAGGCACTTGATCTAACCTGTGAAAGGCTGAATTTAAACTTCGAATTTAGTGGGCATACGCTAAAAATAGAAGGCGCAAAAGAATTCGCTATGGCAAAAGAAGAGATAAAAAAGATCACAAAGCCTGAAATTTTTGCTATTTCGTTTGTATAA
- a CDS encoding chemotaxis protein CheX — MRKVIDEATSYLCKDTLGLDLEFGKSLGKGFYGASIPVYKGKSEYHFYLFFKKDTLKIFMNAFFGHEDVDGGDLDDLCKEIANQIIGKAKNLLNEKEPNAYKLGTPEFLGEVENFGIKLKEKFVYKIKNRTFQIGYDIQ; from the coding sequence ATGAGAAAAGTTATAGATGAAGCTACAAGCTATCTTTGCAAGGATACTTTAGGACTAGATTTAGAGTTTGGTAAGAGTCTAGGTAAAGGATTTTACGGAGCTAGCATACCAGTCTATAAGGGCAAAAGCGAGTATCATTTTTACCTATTTTTTAAAAAAGATACTTTGAAAATTTTCATGAATGCCTTTTTTGGTCACGAAGATGTTGATGGTGGTGATCTAGACGATCTTTGTAAAGAGATAGCAAATCAGATCATTGGCAAAGCTAAAAATTTACTAAATGAAAAAGAGCCAAATGCTTATAAGCTCGGGACGCCTGAATTTTTAGGCGAAGTTGAAAATTTTGGCATCAAGCTAAAAGAGAAATTTGTATATAAAATAAAAAATAGAACATTTCAAATAGGCTATGACATACAATGA
- the plsY gene encoding glycerol-3-phosphate 1-O-acyltransferase PlsY — protein sequence MQNLILYAISYLLGSIPSGLILAKIFGHVDIKNEGSKSIGATNVLRVLKQKDPKLAKKLAILTIVCDVLKGVLPLVVASYLGASQSVLWTMAVLSVAGHCFSIFLGFQGGKGVATGAGVIAFFLPVEIIIALVVWFVVGKFLKISSLASLCALIALIASSFIIHPELDEIYTHAPILIIAFLVVYKHIPNIVRLISGKEKKVV from the coding sequence ATGCAAAATTTAATACTTTATGCCATTAGTTATCTACTTGGAAGCATTCCGTCTGGTCTCATTCTTGCAAAAATTTTTGGGCATGTTGATATAAAAAACGAAGGTAGCAAGAGCATCGGTGCGACAAATGTTTTAAGAGTTTTAAAACAAAAAGATCCAAAACTAGCCAAGAAACTAGCCATTTTAACGATAGTCTGTGATGTTTTAAAAGGCGTTTTGCCACTTGTTGTCGCTTCATATTTGGGAGCTAGCCAAAGTGTGCTTTGGACTATGGCGGTCTTAAGCGTAGCTGGACATTGTTTTTCTATATTTTTGGGCTTTCAAGGCGGCAAAGGCGTGGCAACTGGAGCTGGAGTGATCGCATTCTTCTTACCAGTTGAGATCATTATCGCTCTTGTCGTTTGGTTTGTGGTCGGAAAATTTTTAAAAATTAGCTCTCTTGCTTCACTTTGTGCGTTGATAGCTCTGATTGCATCAAGCTTTATAATCCACCCAGAGTTAGATGAAATTTACACACACGCTCCGATACTAATCATCGCATTTTTGGTGGTTTATAAACACATACCAAATATCGTTCGTTTAATATCTGGCAAGGAGAAAAAAGTCGTATGA